The proteins below are encoded in one region of Lactuca sativa cultivar Salinas chromosome 3, Lsat_Salinas_v11, whole genome shotgun sequence:
- the LOC111920830 gene encoding lysine-specific demethylase JMJ17 isoform X2, with protein sequence MGKSRPRAAEKRVLGQGSIVLTSGSSLAIPPAPVYTPTEEEFKDPLAYIYKIRPEAESYGICKIIPPKNWKPPFALDLDKFSFPTKTQAIHQLQARPPACNSKTFELEYNRFLEEQCGKKAVKKKVVFEGKELDLCKLFNGVKRFGGYDNVVKEKKWGEVFRFVRSGGKISACSKYVLCQLYKEHLYDYENYYSKLDRVKEKSCKRGVQGEKKSGQQSCKRSRINEAGDNIKLQHKGKDEEYDQICEQCRSGLHAEVMLLCDRCNKGWHIHCLSPPLARVPPGNWYCSECFNSEKDSFGFVPGKQLTLEAFRRVADRAKKKWFGSTSASRVQLEKKFWEIVEGSVGEVEVIYGSDLDTSVYGSGFPRAADERPSSIELNEWDEYSDSPWNLNNLPKLQGSMLRAVHHNIAGVMVPWLYIGMLFSSFCWHFEDHCFYSMNYHHWGEPKCWYSVPGSEASAFEKVMRNSLPDLFDAQPDLLFQLVTMLNPSVLQENNVPVYSVLQEPGNFVITFPRSYHGGFNFGLNCAEAVNFAPADWLPYGGFGAELYQHYRKPAVLSHEELLCVVAKNDFDSNAIPYLKKELLRVYNKEKSWRERLWKNGIISSSFMAPHEQPNFVGVEEDATCVICQQFLYLSAVGCSCRPSALVCLEHWENLCECKPRKRHLLYRHTLSELNDLVIMMEKDTSEETTQKRNTRKLSTCTKDSPSLSKKAQLAEEWLVRSCKILQMPYSSDAYASALKEAEQFLWAGSEMDPVRELAKNLAEAQNWAEGVRDCLSKIELWTRRDDCKVERVKMEYVSSLLDVSPVPCNEPGHLKLKGHEEEARVLIQEIYAALSTSSNVSIVDLETLYSKASKSAIYVKESEDLSTKLSAVKLCLQTVRNCISEKTPDVIEVDVLNNLKSEIVELKLQVPEVSMFLDFAKRVELCQSRCTEMLKGSITLKNLEVLVQEYDGFTVNVPELKLLRQYQSDALYWISRFNNILKNAHEREDQENVFDELICLEKDGSLLKVQVDELLLVDVELKKACCRVKAWKVLRSKMPLESIQQVMDVATELQIGNEKVFKEVSDVLARAVCLEEKAKHVLACEVHMSEYEDVLRMSENLCALVPSIDGVKGALLVAKSWLIKSKPYLVSDLSVMSDADSLLKVDDLKELVLKSKLLKMCLEERSLLEDVLRNYIKWEHHACSALHDAESLLNILDVNLSYDIVFKLGDQITKMESIMKAEYSLRFDSVVIPKLQETCAILQWCFIALNFHAVDPTLKEVLMLLEDAEKHHVAYASRPFWRSLVDGMNWLKKALEILGPCNDNKRFDLSDVKETLRQYKMIKISFSLILDRLLDAVKRHNVWVEEVKSFFNRSSGDRSWSLLLQLEGVGSTDAFSCTEMEMVASQVQKVKEWKQRGRDIVGVKAGDDNLLLNALSQILDSLDRSLEVYNKKDGCNQRRFCMFCSCESGDQELSTCSVCMECYHMQCIKPSLGGGTTQSHASAHMCPHCHIIESGKISQLKIDAKRPELDMFVKLLSDADNLCVEIEEKVLIGQIVEKAVAYKDCLTKIVEFSLASLGNDPSLVFSKLSTALKAVEVAGVYDGESNSKFEFALARNSWRVRASKLLQPSSSSSQKPSIHQIRRLLKEGVAIKVPLEDNLWKRLTEIKEIGLQWALKAKEVSADSGALELHKVFELIDKGENLAVHFDNELKLLRERSMLYCICRKPYDRIPMICCDKCEEWYHFKCIKLSWVPKDYICPACKIDLLDEIEIDDNRCTSSSIIQQDRSNVKLKCEEEPQTPSPRPVELRREAESKDISSRRRSGIERLLWRNKKPFRRSAKKRIQLDIFSSFFHVHS encoded by the exons ATGGGGAAAAGTAGACCTAGGGCTGCAGAAAAGAGGGTTTTAGGGCAAGGGTCAATTGTGTTAACATCAGGCTCCTCGTTAGCTATACCACCTGCACCTGTTTACACCCCTACGGAAGAGGAGTTTAAGGACCCATTGGCATATATTTATAAAATCAGACCAGAAGCCGAGTCATATGGGATTTGTAAAATAATTCCTCCAAAGAATTGGAAGCCCCCTTTTGCCCTAGATTTGGATAAATTTTCATTTCCCACAAAAACCCAGGCCATCCATCAGCTCCAAGCAAGGCCTCCGGCTTGTAACTCCAAGACATTTGAATTGGAGTACAACAGATTCTTGGAGGAGCAATGCGGAAAAAAGGCTGTGAAGAAGAAAGTGGTTTTTGAAGGAAAGGAGCTGGATTTGTGCAAGCTGTTCAATGGGGTGAAGCGGTTTGGGGGTTATGATAATGTTGTGAAGGAAAAGAAATGGGGAGAAGTATTTAGGTTTGTGAGGTCAGGCGGGAAGATATCCGCATGTTCAAAGTATGTACTATGTCAGTTATACAAAGAGCATTTATATGATTATGAAAACTATTATAGCAAGTTGGATCGGGTGAAAGAGAAGAGTTGCAAGAGAGGAGTACAAGGTGAGAAGAAAAGCGGACAGCAAAGTTGTAAGAGAAGTCGAATCAATGAAGCAGGCGATAACATTAAACTACAACATAAGGGAAAGGATGAAGAATACGATCAGATATGTGAACAATGCAGAAGTGGGTTGCATGCAGAAGTAATGCTTTTGTGTGATAGGTGTAACAAGGGATGGCATATACACTGTTTGTCACCACCTTTGGCACGGGTTCCACCTGGTAACTGGTATTGCTCAGAGTGCTTCAACTCTGAGAAGGATAGCTTTGGATTTGTCCCTGGTAAACAGTTGACCTTGGAAGCTTTTAGGCGTGTGGCTGATCGGGCAAAGAAGAAGTGGTTTGGTTCAACATCTGCTTCTAGGGTTCAATTGGAAAAGAAGTTTTGGGAAATAGTGGAAGGATCTGTTGGTGAAGTTgaagttatttatggtagtgATCTTGATACTTCTGTTTATGGTAGTGGGTTTCCACGTGCAGCTGATGAAAGACCATCATCTATAGAGCTGAATGAATGGGATGAATACAGTGATAGTCCATGGAATCTTAACAACTTGCCCAAGTTACAAGGCTCCATGCTTCGTGCTGTCCATCATAACATTGCTGGTGTGATGGTGCCCTGGCTTTATATTGGGATGCTGTTTTCATCTTTTTGTTGGCACTTTGAAGACCATTGCTTCTACTCCATGAATTATCACCACTG GGGAGAGCCCAAATGTTGGTACAGTGTCCCTGGTAGTGAAGCCAGTGCTTTTGAGAAG GTAATGAGGAATAGCCTTCCTGATTTGTTCGATGCACAGCCTGACTTGCTCTTTCAGCTGGTTACCATGCTGAATCCATCTGTCCTGCAAGAAAATAATGTTCCAGTTTACAGTGTATTACAG GAACCTGGGAATTTTGTTATTACCTTTCCTAGATCTTATCATGGAGGTTTCAACTTTG GCTTAAATTGTGCAGAAGCTGTGAATTTTGCTCCGGCTGATTGGTTGCCTTATGGTGGTTTTGGGGCAGAGCTTTATCAGCATTATCGCAAACCTGCTGTGTTATCCCATGAAGAGTTGCTTTGTGTGGTAGCAAAG AATGATTTTGATAGCAATGCGATACCTTACTTGAAGAAGGAGTTGCTTCGGGTATACAATAAAGAAAAGAGTTGGAGAGAACGGCTTTGGAAGAATGGCATTATTAGCTCTTCATTCATGGCTCCTCATGAGCAGCCAAATTTTGTTGGAGTCGAAGAG GATGCGACGTGTGTCATATGTCAGCAGTTCTTGTATCTGTCAGCTGTAGGTTGCAGCTGCAGGCCTTCTGCTCTTGTTTGTCTGGAG CACTGGGAAAACCTATGCGAATGCAAGCCCCGCAAACGCCATCTTCTTTATCGCCACACACTTTCAGAACTAAATGATTTGGTCATTATGATGGAGAAGGATACTTCTGAGGAAACAACCCAAAAGAGAAACACACGAAAGCTTTCCACTTGTACCAAGGACTCACCCTCTTTATCAAAGAAG GCACAGCTTGCTGAAGAATGGCTCGTAAGATCTTGTAAAATTCTTCAGATGCCATATTCAAGTGATGCTTATGCCAGTGCCTTGAAAGAAGCAGAACAGTTTCTTTGGGCTGGTTCTGAAATGGATCCG GTGCGAGAACTGGCAAAAAACTTGGCTGAAGCTCAGAATTGGGCAGAAGGCGTAAGAGATTGTCTTTCAAAAATCGAGCTGTGGACACGTCGTGATGACTGTAAAGTGGAGAGAGTAAAGATGGAATATGTGAGCTCTTTGCTTGATGTCAGCCCTGTGCCTTGTAATGAACCTGGACATCTGAAGTTAAAG GGTCATGAAGAAGAAGCGAGAGTGCTGATTCAAGAAATCTATGCTGCTCTTTCAACATCCTCCAATGTTTCT ATTGTTGATTTGGAAACCTTGTACTCCAAAGCTTCCAAGTCGGCTATATATGTAAAAGAGAGCGAGGATCTATCAACCAAGCTGTCAGCTGTGAAG CTGTGTCTACAAACTGTAAGAAACTGCATCTCAGAGAAAACTCCTGATGTGATCGAGGTTGATGTCCTCAATAACTTGAAGTCAGAG ATTGTAGAACTTAAACTCCAAGTTCCCGAAGTCTCCATGTTTTTGGATTTTGCAAAGCGAGTTGAATTATGTCAATCTCGATGTACTGAGATGTTGAAAGGTTCTATAACACTAAAG AATCTAGAAGTGCTTGTCCAAGAATATGATGGTTTTACTGTAAATGTACCGGAGTTAAAACTTTTGAGGCAGTATCAGAGCGACGCCCTTTACTGGATTTCACGGTTTAATAACATTTTGAAGAATGCTCATGAGCGGGAGGatcaagaaaatgtttttgatGAGTTGATTTGCCTTGAGAAAGATGGATCATTGTTGAAAGTTCAAG TCGATGAGTTGCTTCTTGTTGATGTGGAGTTAAAGAAGGCTTGTTGCAGGGTAAAAGCTTGGAAG GTGCTCCGTAGTAAAATGCCTTTGGAATCTATTCAGCAAGTAATGGATGTTGCCACCGA ACTGCAAATTGGGAATGAGAAGGTGTTCAAGGAAGTTTCTGATGTACTTGCTCGAGCTGTGTGCTTGGAAGAAAAAGCAAAACATGTTCTTGCTTGTGAGGTTCACATGTCTGAATACGAGGATGTTTTAAG GATGTCGGAAAATCTTTGTGCACTTGTACCTTCTATTGATGGTGTCAAGGGAGCTTTGTTAGTGGCAAAGTCTTGGTTAATCAAGTCTAAACCATATTTGGTTTCTGATCTCTCTGTGATGTCGGACGCAGATTCTTTGCTTAAAGTTGATGACCTGAAG GAGTTGGTTTTGAAATCAAAGTTACTGAAGATGTGTCTGGAAGAGCGATCTTTGCTTGAAGATGTTTTACGGAATTATATAAAGTGGGAGCACCATGCGTGTTCTGCACTGCATGATGCCGAGTCATTGTTGAATATTCTTGATGTCAATCTATCCTATGATATTGTCTTCAAACTTGGAGATCAGATTACTAAGATGGAGTCTATAATGAAGGCTGAATATTCACTTCGTTTTGACTCCGTTGTCATTCCAAAACTACAGGAAACTTGTGCAATTCTCCAGTGGTGCTTTATAGCCCTTAATTTCCATGCTGTTGATCCAACTCTCAAG GAAGTTTTAATGTTATTGGAGGATGCAGAAAAACATCATGTTGCATATGCATCTCGTCCTTTTTGGAGGTCATTGGTCGATGGTATGAATTGGCTTAAGAAAGCCTTAGAGATCCTTGGTCCATGCAATGACAATAAAAGGTTTGATTTGAGTGACGTTAAAGAAACTTTGAGACAATATAAG ATGATTAAGATTTCCTTTTCGTTGATCCTTGACCGATTACTTGATGCTGTTAAGAGGCACAA TGTatgggtggaggaagtgaaatcttTTTTCAACCGCAGCAGTGGAGATCGATCATGGTCTTTGTTACTGCAGCTTGAG GGAGTTGGAAGCACCGATGCTTTCAGTTGTACGGAGATGGAGATGGTTGCATCTCAAGTACAAAAGGTGAAAGAGTGGAAGCAGAGAGGCAGGGACATTGTTGGGGTTAAAGCAGGAGATGATAATCTGCTACTCAATGCTCTATCTCAG ATATTAGATAGTCTAGACAGATCTTTAGAGGTGTATAACAAGAAGGATGGTTGCAACCAAAGAAGGTTTTGCATGTTCTGCTCATGTGAGTCTGGGGATCAGGAACTCTCAACTTGTTCAGTGTGCATGGAATG CTACCATATGCAGTGCATAAAACCAAGTTTAGGAGGTGGCACAACTCAAAGTCATGCATCAGCTCACATGTGTCCCCATTGCCACATCATCGAGAGTGGCAAAATCTCTCAGCTG AAAATTGATGCAAAACGTCCCGAGTTGGATATGTTTGTGAAGCTTCTATCAGATGCTGATAACCTATGTGTCGA GATTGAGGAAAAGGTTTTAATTGGTCAAATCGTTGAGAAAGCTGTGGCATACAAAGATTGCTTGACTAAGATTGTAGAATTTTCCTTGGCTTCTCTAGGCAATGACCCAAGTCTTGTTTTTTCTAAACTGTCCACTGCTTTAAAG GCAGTAGAGGTGGCTGGGGTGTATGATGGTGAAAGTAACAGCAAATTTGAGTTTGCATTAGCAAGAAATTCATGGAGAGTTCGAGCATCTAAATTATTGCaaccctcctcctcctcctcacaAAAGCCTTCAATCCACCAGATCCGCCGCCTACTAAAAGAG GGTGTGGCTATAAAGGTTCCTTTGGAAGATAATTTGTGGAAGAGACTTACGGAAATAAAGGAAATTGGTTTGCAATGGGCGTTGAAGGCGAAAGAGGTTTCTGCTGATTCTGGTGCACTTGAATTGCATAAAGTTTTTGAATTGATTGATAAAGGCGAGAATTTGGCTGTGCACTTTGACAACGAACTTAAG TTATTACGAGAACGCAGTATGCTCTACTGCATCTGTAGGAAGCCATACGATCGGATACCAATGATTTGTTGTGATAAATGTGAAGAATGGTATCACTTCAAGTGCATCAAGTTATCATGGGTGCCAAAGGATTACATTTGCCCTGCATGCAAGATCGATCTACTCGATGAGATTGAGATCGATGATAATAGATGTACCTCATCATCAATAATCCAACAAGACag gTCAAATGTTAAACTGAAATGTGAAGAAGAGCCTCAGACCCCGTCTCCAAGACCAGTGGAGTTGAGAAGGGAGGCAGAGAGCAAGGACATTAGTAGCAGGCGACGCAGTGGAATCGAACGCTTGTTATGGAGAAACAAAAAGCCTTTTAGAAGATCAGCTAAAAAGCGAATACAGCTTGacattttttcttcattttttcatGTACATTCTTAA
- the LOC111920830 gene encoding lysine-specific demethylase JMJ17 isoform X1, translated as MGKSRPRAAEKRVLGQGSIVLTSGSSLAIPPAPVYTPTEEEFKDPLAYIYKIRPEAESYGICKIIPPKNWKPPFALDLDKFSFPTKTQAIHQLQARPPACNSKTFELEYNRFLEEQCGKKAVKKKVVFEGKELDLCKLFNGVKRFGGYDNVVKEKKWGEVFRFVRSGGKISACSKYVLCQLYKEHLYDYENYYSKLDRVKEKSCKRGVQGEKKSGQQSCKRSRINEAGDNIKLQHKGKDEEYDQICEQCRSGLHAEVMLLCDRCNKGWHIHCLSPPLARVPPGNWYCSECFNSEKDSFGFVPGKQLTLEAFRRVADRAKKKWFGSTSASRVQLEKKFWEIVEGSVGEVEVIYGSDLDTSVYGSGFPRAADERPSSIELNEWDEYSDSPWNLNNLPKLQGSMLRAVHHNIAGVMVPWLYIGMLFSSFCWHFEDHCFYSMNYHHWGEPKCWYSVPGSEASAFEKVMRNSLPDLFDAQPDLLFQLVTMLNPSVLQENNVPVYSVLQEPGNFVITFPRSYHGGFNFGLNCAEAVNFAPADWLPYGGFGAELYQHYRKPAVLSHEELLCVVAKNDFDSNAIPYLKKELLRVYNKEKSWRERLWKNGIISSSFMAPHEQPNFVGVEEDATCVICQQFLYLSAVGCSCRPSALVCLEHWENLCECKPRKRHLLYRHTLSELNDLVIMMEKDTSEETTQKRNTRKLSTCTKDSPSLSKKVKGGHVTQAQLAEEWLVRSCKILQMPYSSDAYASALKEAEQFLWAGSEMDPVRELAKNLAEAQNWAEGVRDCLSKIELWTRRDDCKVERVKMEYVSSLLDVSPVPCNEPGHLKLKGHEEEARVLIQEIYAALSTSSNVSIVDLETLYSKASKSAIYVKESEDLSTKLSAVKLCLQTVRNCISEKTPDVIEVDVLNNLKSEIVELKLQVPEVSMFLDFAKRVELCQSRCTEMLKGSITLKNLEVLVQEYDGFTVNVPELKLLRQYQSDALYWISRFNNILKNAHEREDQENVFDELICLEKDGSLLKVQVDELLLVDVELKKACCRVKAWKVLRSKMPLESIQQVMDVATELQIGNEKVFKEVSDVLARAVCLEEKAKHVLACEVHMSEYEDVLRMSENLCALVPSIDGVKGALLVAKSWLIKSKPYLVSDLSVMSDADSLLKVDDLKELVLKSKLLKMCLEERSLLEDVLRNYIKWEHHACSALHDAESLLNILDVNLSYDIVFKLGDQITKMESIMKAEYSLRFDSVVIPKLQETCAILQWCFIALNFHAVDPTLKEVLMLLEDAEKHHVAYASRPFWRSLVDGMNWLKKALEILGPCNDNKRFDLSDVKETLRQYKMIKISFSLILDRLLDAVKRHNVWVEEVKSFFNRSSGDRSWSLLLQLEGVGSTDAFSCTEMEMVASQVQKVKEWKQRGRDIVGVKAGDDNLLLNALSQILDSLDRSLEVYNKKDGCNQRRFCMFCSCESGDQELSTCSVCMECYHMQCIKPSLGGGTTQSHASAHMCPHCHIIESGKISQLKIDAKRPELDMFVKLLSDADNLCVEIEEKVLIGQIVEKAVAYKDCLTKIVEFSLASLGNDPSLVFSKLSTALKAVEVAGVYDGESNSKFEFALARNSWRVRASKLLQPSSSSSQKPSIHQIRRLLKEGVAIKVPLEDNLWKRLTEIKEIGLQWALKAKEVSADSGALELHKVFELIDKGENLAVHFDNELKLLRERSMLYCICRKPYDRIPMICCDKCEEWYHFKCIKLSWVPKDYICPACKIDLLDEIEIDDNRCTSSSIIQQDRSNVKLKCEEEPQTPSPRPVELRREAESKDISSRRRSGIERLLWRNKKPFRRSAKKRIQLDIFSSFFHVHS; from the exons ATGGGGAAAAGTAGACCTAGGGCTGCAGAAAAGAGGGTTTTAGGGCAAGGGTCAATTGTGTTAACATCAGGCTCCTCGTTAGCTATACCACCTGCACCTGTTTACACCCCTACGGAAGAGGAGTTTAAGGACCCATTGGCATATATTTATAAAATCAGACCAGAAGCCGAGTCATATGGGATTTGTAAAATAATTCCTCCAAAGAATTGGAAGCCCCCTTTTGCCCTAGATTTGGATAAATTTTCATTTCCCACAAAAACCCAGGCCATCCATCAGCTCCAAGCAAGGCCTCCGGCTTGTAACTCCAAGACATTTGAATTGGAGTACAACAGATTCTTGGAGGAGCAATGCGGAAAAAAGGCTGTGAAGAAGAAAGTGGTTTTTGAAGGAAAGGAGCTGGATTTGTGCAAGCTGTTCAATGGGGTGAAGCGGTTTGGGGGTTATGATAATGTTGTGAAGGAAAAGAAATGGGGAGAAGTATTTAGGTTTGTGAGGTCAGGCGGGAAGATATCCGCATGTTCAAAGTATGTACTATGTCAGTTATACAAAGAGCATTTATATGATTATGAAAACTATTATAGCAAGTTGGATCGGGTGAAAGAGAAGAGTTGCAAGAGAGGAGTACAAGGTGAGAAGAAAAGCGGACAGCAAAGTTGTAAGAGAAGTCGAATCAATGAAGCAGGCGATAACATTAAACTACAACATAAGGGAAAGGATGAAGAATACGATCAGATATGTGAACAATGCAGAAGTGGGTTGCATGCAGAAGTAATGCTTTTGTGTGATAGGTGTAACAAGGGATGGCATATACACTGTTTGTCACCACCTTTGGCACGGGTTCCACCTGGTAACTGGTATTGCTCAGAGTGCTTCAACTCTGAGAAGGATAGCTTTGGATTTGTCCCTGGTAAACAGTTGACCTTGGAAGCTTTTAGGCGTGTGGCTGATCGGGCAAAGAAGAAGTGGTTTGGTTCAACATCTGCTTCTAGGGTTCAATTGGAAAAGAAGTTTTGGGAAATAGTGGAAGGATCTGTTGGTGAAGTTgaagttatttatggtagtgATCTTGATACTTCTGTTTATGGTAGTGGGTTTCCACGTGCAGCTGATGAAAGACCATCATCTATAGAGCTGAATGAATGGGATGAATACAGTGATAGTCCATGGAATCTTAACAACTTGCCCAAGTTACAAGGCTCCATGCTTCGTGCTGTCCATCATAACATTGCTGGTGTGATGGTGCCCTGGCTTTATATTGGGATGCTGTTTTCATCTTTTTGTTGGCACTTTGAAGACCATTGCTTCTACTCCATGAATTATCACCACTG GGGAGAGCCCAAATGTTGGTACAGTGTCCCTGGTAGTGAAGCCAGTGCTTTTGAGAAG GTAATGAGGAATAGCCTTCCTGATTTGTTCGATGCACAGCCTGACTTGCTCTTTCAGCTGGTTACCATGCTGAATCCATCTGTCCTGCAAGAAAATAATGTTCCAGTTTACAGTGTATTACAG GAACCTGGGAATTTTGTTATTACCTTTCCTAGATCTTATCATGGAGGTTTCAACTTTG GCTTAAATTGTGCAGAAGCTGTGAATTTTGCTCCGGCTGATTGGTTGCCTTATGGTGGTTTTGGGGCAGAGCTTTATCAGCATTATCGCAAACCTGCTGTGTTATCCCATGAAGAGTTGCTTTGTGTGGTAGCAAAG AATGATTTTGATAGCAATGCGATACCTTACTTGAAGAAGGAGTTGCTTCGGGTATACAATAAAGAAAAGAGTTGGAGAGAACGGCTTTGGAAGAATGGCATTATTAGCTCTTCATTCATGGCTCCTCATGAGCAGCCAAATTTTGTTGGAGTCGAAGAG GATGCGACGTGTGTCATATGTCAGCAGTTCTTGTATCTGTCAGCTGTAGGTTGCAGCTGCAGGCCTTCTGCTCTTGTTTGTCTGGAG CACTGGGAAAACCTATGCGAATGCAAGCCCCGCAAACGCCATCTTCTTTATCGCCACACACTTTCAGAACTAAATGATTTGGTCATTATGATGGAGAAGGATACTTCTGAGGAAACAACCCAAAAGAGAAACACACGAAAGCTTTCCACTTGTACCAAGGACTCACCCTCTTTATCAAAGAAG GTTAAAGGTGGCCATGTTACACAGGCACAGCTTGCTGAAGAATGGCTCGTAAGATCTTGTAAAATTCTTCAGATGCCATATTCAAGTGATGCTTATGCCAGTGCCTTGAAAGAAGCAGAACAGTTTCTTTGGGCTGGTTCTGAAATGGATCCG GTGCGAGAACTGGCAAAAAACTTGGCTGAAGCTCAGAATTGGGCAGAAGGCGTAAGAGATTGTCTTTCAAAAATCGAGCTGTGGACACGTCGTGATGACTGTAAAGTGGAGAGAGTAAAGATGGAATATGTGAGCTCTTTGCTTGATGTCAGCCCTGTGCCTTGTAATGAACCTGGACATCTGAAGTTAAAG GGTCATGAAGAAGAAGCGAGAGTGCTGATTCAAGAAATCTATGCTGCTCTTTCAACATCCTCCAATGTTTCT ATTGTTGATTTGGAAACCTTGTACTCCAAAGCTTCCAAGTCGGCTATATATGTAAAAGAGAGCGAGGATCTATCAACCAAGCTGTCAGCTGTGAAG CTGTGTCTACAAACTGTAAGAAACTGCATCTCAGAGAAAACTCCTGATGTGATCGAGGTTGATGTCCTCAATAACTTGAAGTCAGAG ATTGTAGAACTTAAACTCCAAGTTCCCGAAGTCTCCATGTTTTTGGATTTTGCAAAGCGAGTTGAATTATGTCAATCTCGATGTACTGAGATGTTGAAAGGTTCTATAACACTAAAG AATCTAGAAGTGCTTGTCCAAGAATATGATGGTTTTACTGTAAATGTACCGGAGTTAAAACTTTTGAGGCAGTATCAGAGCGACGCCCTTTACTGGATTTCACGGTTTAATAACATTTTGAAGAATGCTCATGAGCGGGAGGatcaagaaaatgtttttgatGAGTTGATTTGCCTTGAGAAAGATGGATCATTGTTGAAAGTTCAAG TCGATGAGTTGCTTCTTGTTGATGTGGAGTTAAAGAAGGCTTGTTGCAGGGTAAAAGCTTGGAAG GTGCTCCGTAGTAAAATGCCTTTGGAATCTATTCAGCAAGTAATGGATGTTGCCACCGA ACTGCAAATTGGGAATGAGAAGGTGTTCAAGGAAGTTTCTGATGTACTTGCTCGAGCTGTGTGCTTGGAAGAAAAAGCAAAACATGTTCTTGCTTGTGAGGTTCACATGTCTGAATACGAGGATGTTTTAAG GATGTCGGAAAATCTTTGTGCACTTGTACCTTCTATTGATGGTGTCAAGGGAGCTTTGTTAGTGGCAAAGTCTTGGTTAATCAAGTCTAAACCATATTTGGTTTCTGATCTCTCTGTGATGTCGGACGCAGATTCTTTGCTTAAAGTTGATGACCTGAAG GAGTTGGTTTTGAAATCAAAGTTACTGAAGATGTGTCTGGAAGAGCGATCTTTGCTTGAAGATGTTTTACGGAATTATATAAAGTGGGAGCACCATGCGTGTTCTGCACTGCATGATGCCGAGTCATTGTTGAATATTCTTGATGTCAATCTATCCTATGATATTGTCTTCAAACTTGGAGATCAGATTACTAAGATGGAGTCTATAATGAAGGCTGAATATTCACTTCGTTTTGACTCCGTTGTCATTCCAAAACTACAGGAAACTTGTGCAATTCTCCAGTGGTGCTTTATAGCCCTTAATTTCCATGCTGTTGATCCAACTCTCAAG GAAGTTTTAATGTTATTGGAGGATGCAGAAAAACATCATGTTGCATATGCATCTCGTCCTTTTTGGAGGTCATTGGTCGATGGTATGAATTGGCTTAAGAAAGCCTTAGAGATCCTTGGTCCATGCAATGACAATAAAAGGTTTGATTTGAGTGACGTTAAAGAAACTTTGAGACAATATAAG ATGATTAAGATTTCCTTTTCGTTGATCCTTGACCGATTACTTGATGCTGTTAAGAGGCACAA TGTatgggtggaggaagtgaaatcttTTTTCAACCGCAGCAGTGGAGATCGATCATGGTCTTTGTTACTGCAGCTTGAG GGAGTTGGAAGCACCGATGCTTTCAGTTGTACGGAGATGGAGATGGTTGCATCTCAAGTACAAAAGGTGAAAGAGTGGAAGCAGAGAGGCAGGGACATTGTTGGGGTTAAAGCAGGAGATGATAATCTGCTACTCAATGCTCTATCTCAG ATATTAGATAGTCTAGACAGATCTTTAGAGGTGTATAACAAGAAGGATGGTTGCAACCAAAGAAGGTTTTGCATGTTCTGCTCATGTGAGTCTGGGGATCAGGAACTCTCAACTTGTTCAGTGTGCATGGAATG CTACCATATGCAGTGCATAAAACCAAGTTTAGGAGGTGGCACAACTCAAAGTCATGCATCAGCTCACATGTGTCCCCATTGCCACATCATCGAGAGTGGCAAAATCTCTCAGCTG AAAATTGATGCAAAACGTCCCGAGTTGGATATGTTTGTGAAGCTTCTATCAGATGCTGATAACCTATGTGTCGA GATTGAGGAAAAGGTTTTAATTGGTCAAATCGTTGAGAAAGCTGTGGCATACAAAGATTGCTTGACTAAGATTGTAGAATTTTCCTTGGCTTCTCTAGGCAATGACCCAAGTCTTGTTTTTTCTAAACTGTCCACTGCTTTAAAG GCAGTAGAGGTGGCTGGGGTGTATGATGGTGAAAGTAACAGCAAATTTGAGTTTGCATTAGCAAGAAATTCATGGAGAGTTCGAGCATCTAAATTATTGCaaccctcctcctcctcctcacaAAAGCCTTCAATCCACCAGATCCGCCGCCTACTAAAAGAG GGTGTGGCTATAAAGGTTCCTTTGGAAGATAATTTGTGGAAGAGACTTACGGAAATAAAGGAAATTGGTTTGCAATGGGCGTTGAAGGCGAAAGAGGTTTCTGCTGATTCTGGTGCACTTGAATTGCATAAAGTTTTTGAATTGATTGATAAAGGCGAGAATTTGGCTGTGCACTTTGACAACGAACTTAAG TTATTACGAGAACGCAGTATGCTCTACTGCATCTGTAGGAAGCCATACGATCGGATACCAATGATTTGTTGTGATAAATGTGAAGAATGGTATCACTTCAAGTGCATCAAGTTATCATGGGTGCCAAAGGATTACATTTGCCCTGCATGCAAGATCGATCTACTCGATGAGATTGAGATCGATGATAATAGATGTACCTCATCATCAATAATCCAACAAGACag gTCAAATGTTAAACTGAAATGTGAAGAAGAGCCTCAGACCCCGTCTCCAAGACCAGTGGAGTTGAGAAGGGAGGCAGAGAGCAAGGACATTAGTAGCAGGCGACGCAGTGGAATCGAACGCTTGTTATGGAGAAACAAAAAGCCTTTTAGAAGATCAGCTAAAAAGCGAATACAGCTTGacattttttcttcattttttcatGTACATTCTTAA